The following nucleotide sequence is from Salvia splendens isolate huo1 chromosome 2, SspV2, whole genome shotgun sequence.
aagagactatggaaacaaacggctgctgccacacaaaggggttgagatttaaactaccactagatctaggcaagaaatgtaaacgctggacctaggacacagaaaacttactggaatcagacatcaataccgaaagacacaattactccctagactaagtaaacgactacctaatctatCTAAACAAtaagcaactaacagtggggaccatatttccagaaatagcaagtacggtaaaaagctgcagataaccaacccatgctccaactaactacgacatgcaccttcgcaactaaactaaactcgcagatgaagaaaacaaagcacactcctagattcaaacagaatataaagatttggacgccggaaacttgctatgaatcggaaatacatcagatctacataaactaggcgaaatgaaatgaaaacacgtaagctaggcataaaattaaaacactcctgctcagaatcacttcagacgcttaatccactccggatccagccatccgaactcaacaaccaacaaaatcaactccataactccgattctcacagatctgctccgatcaactccaaattccaacaatcacaaacaactccacaacatcagcaaaacaaaaccccgattcatccacaaacaaactccattcttccagatctcaccattaacctgcaataatccagaaaataaccacgaaaacaaccaactccaacaatccaactccagaattcaagtaaacacaatcaatcgacagaaatcatcacgatcgacgtaagcgaaaacgaaacttgcataaaagtagagaaatatccacaaacaaaagaggaccgagcttcgaacagcgaagctcggcgaattcagtagaaacgaaaaaaaaacagaaataaattatttcttcgccccaaagaaggacggtgttacaacccacaaacactatcggaaagctaaaagtgaaccccagcgcgaacccgagatcctccgcgaattagaaccaagtatgtgaaaagtgaactgagcaacaggctgttcgtgaggcctccaccgagaaggtccctccagcttgcatgcttcttccttttatagatgcggacatagccttctagagtcttcgtagaaattcctattctacccttcaactccgaggcttcctccgtcaagcaatttctttcataatgtccgctctttcgccagtttcttaggactatgcaagcgtcctcttcttttcctggatctagcgaaaaccttcacacacctggcttaaaacatgcgttagacccagtaatttcacgaaataaaacccctagaccgatgcatgaaattagccttatcaatagCTTAGGcccaaattccaagaaaaggccCACAAAATCTAGCCTCTGGGTGAGCCACCTGGCCGGATGGACTCGGTGGCCTCGAGTCACCCGTCCGGGTGGAATACCCCTGGATCGTCGACGCTTTAGTTCTGTCACCCATCCGGGTGGATTTTGGTGGCCGAAAGTCACCCGTCCAGGTGGAATTCGCTGACTCCACCAAGCCTTCATTctgtcacccggccgggtggaacaTTCTGCACTGTGCGACTTCCGTAAAACGGTCATAACTTCCTCCTCcaaactccgattgaggcgtgtaaGATGCTCACGTGAAGCACTTTAGAAGAAAAGATATTGGGGTCCTTTTCAAAGCATTTGGATGCCATCTCGATAGGCTGATCACTGGTTGAAGCCAGCTGTAGGTACAAACTTTGATGCACGGCTTCCATGATCGTATCAATATCCCTTCATATCCAGAAACTCCTACATCTATACATTCAACTAGTTCTCGACTATAGGCAGAGACAAggcaaaaaagaaaaggaaaatgtgaGATAACACAATCCAATTCTACTAATGCACAAGTTACTGCAGAATTTCATGCACTAAAGCTAGCTAAAGATAATGAGAACGAACTAGTGAAGACTCTCGACTGCACATAGAATGTGAATAGCTGAAAAATCCCTCTATGAAGATGTACCAAAGAATGTTGATTAAGTTGTTGGACCAAGAGCACTTGTCCGCAGAAGATCAAGAGATGAAACACCGACCAACGGAGACTGTGTTTGGAAAATGAAAGAATAgtgtagagaagagtcttacctatattattttctctcttactttacattctctctattttaactattctatatcatttttttaaaaacgagCGGATTAAATGAAGCGTCTCGCTTATGATTGGCCGAAGGGAGTATGACAAATTTGTGAAATAGAACAagagaaaattgaataaatgatATCTTAATTGTCtatagtgagagaaatttttaaaaaattacaatgaaactATTCTTTGACGGTTTCACGGCATGGTGACTCGTCGAAACAGCCACCATCCAGCATCTTGTAAAAGTTGTAAATGTTGGAAATGTGCGAAATATAGAAAGGCTTTTAGCTTTTTATTTGGACAAGTCTTATAGCCTTTCACCTAGGGTAACCTCCAAATAGTTTGTGAGGTGTCTTAATGCCAAGATCTTTCATGTGGTCTCTCCTAGTCTACAAATAGGTGAGGAGTTTGGAAGCATCTTCTCTCTTTTAGCCCTCTagcattctagttcgcattttttaaaactcctATATTAAGaaggagaaaattacaaataaactcctatagaaaggaggaaattacaattgatgtcaagagggctcgaactcggcacctcttacaataatgtctaagctcattgccgctaggacaaaggctctggacaatTCTAGTTCGCATTTGAGTAGCATTGCATTGCTCAGTTTTCGCCTCCAAATCAAGTTCGTCGGTGCCTACGAGTTTAAGGTGCTTCTAATCgttaggaggaaagtcgtttcatctttgatAACGTTGCGCCAACCCATTAGCACTAGCCAGggcatatctcgtcttgcagaCAGAGAgagatacctcgactcgactcgAAGACAATAGTttgcatttttttgttgtattgaTATTGTTATATTACCTTCTAGTTTTTTATGTTATTGTGTAATAGCCGTGTAATTgttacaatatttccaacagtAAGAAGGTTATATAcaaattaattattgtaatattattttgttttaaaatttcgATACCGGCTTGCAACGCGCCGCGGTTCCATCCCCTTGGCACAAAACAAATACCTAGAGTTGGGGATGCTCTAATTGAGAGTTGAGGGGATGCAACTAGGAATGTTAGTACAACTCACAACTTGAGTAGGGCTAACCCGGAAGCCGATGGGTTGAACCTAGGTGTAACTATTGTTTATTCTTTCATCTTATTTGACAACTAATTCGGCATTTTAGTGTATTTAAATTGGTATTTTAAGTGTAATTAGAGATCATTTAGTAATAGAAtacttaattaactctaatgTACTAATTAAATACTCCAATTCTgacttaaaatataaatagtataaaTAATTTGGGACGAACTGAAAtagaaaagtgcgagtaacataagacaaataaagtatatataactaactatacaaaaaatttctttaaaaaaaagaactatacaaaaaaattaacctaCCATTTTAGTTGTGCCCTCCTACAATTCGACATTTCCATTTTagttgaggcatttcttttcggcacgaaatttaagaaagttgtgcttaatgagttaaataaagtaaaataaagttgaagggggaataaagtaagagagatgagagaaagtaaagaaaaagaaagaataaagtaggtttgattagatgttttatttttagccaaaaaagataaatgagtcaagtaacttgggacaacccaaattATTAAACATGATTAAGCCGTAGAGCTAGTCCAAGATTCGAAAATTTATAgtcaaagattgaaaatttaTAGTCAAAGCACTACAacaattgacatccctacaacCTAAATTGGATGGGCCTTTAGCggagttattattattattatattgacTGGGCTTTGACAACAACAATCCAGTTGATATTCCACATGTTGGTTATGGTCGTTGATGTATTAAAAAATAGTCGTTGATACATTGAAGGTGGCGGGCGCCGACACGTTGTAGAAGCGTTGACCGAAAGGAAAAGGAGAAGAGAATAAATCGGAGAAAAACAGTCGGCGAAGAATGCGCGTGATGGTTAGCTAGAAATCGATAACATCATCGATCTCAGATCCATCACACAAATccgaaaaaacaaaaaaatggaaaacgaCGACGCGCAGTGCAAGGCAGGCGAGGGCGGGCGGTCGTTCCGCCTCCGCAGCCCGAGCCTGAACTCGGTGCGGCTGCGGCGCATCTTCGACATCTTCGACAAGAACAACGACAGCGTGATCACCGTGGACGAGCTGGGCCAGGCCCTGGCACTCCTGGGCCTGCAGACAGACCAGGCCCAGCTCGACTCCATGGTCCAGAGCTACGTCCAGCCTGGCAACACGGGCCTCTCCTTTGATGACTTCCAGGCCCTCCACCGCTCGCTCGACGACGCCTTCTTCGGGCTGGCGGACGAGGCGGCCGAGGTCGACGATAAGCAGGAGGAGTACGACCTCACCGAGGCCTTCAAGGTTTTTGATGAGGACGGAGATGGATACATCTCTGCCCAGGAGCTGCAGGTCGTGCTTAGCAAGCTCGGCCTGCAGGAGGGCACGGAGCTCGACCGGGTCGAGATGATGATCTCGTCCGTCGATAAGAACCACGACGGGCTGGTCGATTTCTTAGAGTTTAAGGATATGATGCGCAGCGTCATTGTCCCTTCATCCTagatttcattttgtttttttttttttgctaataaTAAACTACTACTTAATTTCTTCTTGTTGATGGTTTAGTTATGTGTTACTCTCTATGTTTTGTGCAATTGTTGGTAATGGTAATGCAAGGAATATGCATCCATTTCATCtatgttgtaacttgtaagagGCGTCACCTTATTAATtcgtatatatatatgtgtgtgtgtgtgtgtgtgtttgtttgttATTCTACATTTTGTAAGATGATATAGAAATGGACAAAATTGGTCAAGTAATTATTTCCCCAACTGGGGATTTTCTAATTGTAAAACTTGTTGTTCTTAATTTTGTTGcatgttttttacttgtttgaTTAGATTGCTTATACTAGGGGAATTTACTAAttttgagattattttttttattttcgttatCAGTCCTTCCCAACAAAAACAATTTTATAGTTCAAACATTAATTTAAATTCCTCAATGTTGTCTCAATGATTCAATTCAAACTTAAAGTAACGACATCTACGCTTCCAAACAAAATATGTAGaccaaatattaattgaatgaaTTGGTACTATAAACTTGGTCAATAGGGCTACATATATTAAGGGCTAGTTTGGTAGTTCTCATGGGTTTTGTGGAGTTAACTTGAGACTTTAGATATGAGTTAGGTTTCAGTACATGTTGGGCTTAATAATCAGGTGTTTGGTAGCCCATTTCGTTTTTTAACCCATTTTGTCGGTTGTTTGGTAGTCCAAATTAAAAAGGACTAATGGGCTTGAAAGGACCATTCTGCCCTAAGGGTTTTTGTGGTatataagggcatccacaatgggatgCCCGATAAAACGCCTGATGCGTGCCATCATCCGCgggcgccatcgtccgccccattgtgggtgcctgccatcgtccgcgccctacgcccacgcccgatgcatcgtccgcggttgaagCGTGGACTATGGCCTATCGTCCgagccatcgtccgcgccattgtgggctcggcggacgatgggcgcggacgataagccattgtccgcgccatcgggcgccccattgagggatcggcggacgatggtcgcggacgatgctacgcgttttttatttttttttctatttaaaccccgtttctcattcacttgttcatacgaacatctcgcTTCTCTCGTTTTGCtcctctctcacatttctacctatctcacataccaaaatgaaccacgacgatgaCACCACTAGTTCTAGCTCCTCGGAGTCGGGTAGTTCGCATTCGGAGACCTCGGCAGCCTttgatgcagccgttgaagaggccatagAGGAATGCTTACTCGaactgcagcgcgaggaggcggcggcggagcagatccgcaggcctattcgacgtcggacgtctGTCCGATGCGACCACGCagcagctcaccaacgtctggttgaagactatttttctgatcaaccacggtggggaccgACTGTTTTCCGTCGGTGGTTTAGAATGCCGCGTTACctatttctcagcattgtcTGGACGTTGTCGTCatgtgatgaatacttcacgtatcgggaagacggcatcggcaaacccggccttacaccgttgcaaaagtgcacggctgcactccgtcagttggcctacggcaccacgacagacattttcgacgagtacctccacgtcggggagacaacaggccgggagtgcttgaagagattttgtaggggagttgtggaggcctacggcgacacatatttgcgcaagccgactgccgcTGATTGCCTGGGCcagatgaagatgcacgagacggcgcacgactTTCTTGGGATgttagggagcatcgactgtatgcactgggagtggaagaattgtccgacggcgtggagaggccaattcaccaGTGGATACAATGGCAGCCACCCGACTTTGATCCTCGAAGctgtcgctgaccatcggctctggatctggcatgcgtacttcggcatagccgggtcgaacaacgacatcaacgtccttaACTCCTCCACCCTCTTCGCCGAGTAATGCAACGACAAatgcccggccatcgagttcactgccaactgGCGCtgataccacatggggtactatttggccgatggcatatacccacggtggcctgtttttctgaagacgatcagctgcccaattggtgagaagaggttTTTATTtccgcaaaagcaggagtcggcgcggaaggatgtcgagcgggcatttggtgtgctccgatCATGGTGGGCCGTTGTGAGAGAGCCGGCTCGTCTTTGGTTCAAGGAAATCATCGCCGGTGTCATGTATGTGTGCATtgtcatgcacaacatgatagtcgagcatgaagatgggagcatcaccgagtggaacaatgatgacggtgcatctagctcgtccagcactGCGACCGAGCCCCTCGCTAGAGGATTGCCGTCGGGCTTCGACGGGGTTCtagctagacaggcctcaatgcgcaaccaacaagaccatgcgcaATTCACGAACGACATAATTGAAGAAGtctgggcccgtaaccgccgtcgttgagtttacgtattttttttaattcgtattgtaatgtattaatttttatatatgaaatgaagttttttcctaattttttattatttaaatatttaaataaaataaaatgcatagggcgcgccttaggacgccccattgtggatgcccttaggaTAAAAATGGAGGGGCGTCCcgttgtggatgcccttagcaTAAAAATGGACTGGAATTCTTATTTGCGGAATACGAGTCTTATTCAGAGAGAGTATGAATTTATATTATTCTGCAAAATAACGTAAGAGAGAGAGTGCTTGCGGAAAATAAATATGTTGTCGTAATCAATTTGTCTTCTTATCATAATATGAtgatgaaataataataatattattattattggaaTAATACTTGAAGATGGCAGCAACGGTTTTGTACCTCTAATTTGATTCGATTGGTTTCAGAATAGTTCTGGAAAAGGCGTGGGTGGGGCCTACATAGGAGGAAGATCTTCAACGCCATCGTCTTGCAATCTCTCCCGTGAATTCTTTTCTTCCGCTACTCGATTTTGGAATTGGACCCTCAATTACTTCCTCTGTAACTTCctctttcctttccttttcaaTTTCCCCCCTTTCCCTCTATCTTCTTCGATTTATTTGATTCATCGATCATAATTCGTTATTGTTTACCCTAATCGTAGTGATTTAAGGACTCGATGATGGATCGAGTGCAGAGGTTACTGATCGAGGTTTTAATCGAGCCCCAAAAGGGGGGCCAATCAGTTCTCAGCACAATAAAAATTGCGGTTCTTCCCATAGCCAAAGTTTTTACCATGTGCTTTCTTGGCCTTCTTATGGCTTCCAAGTATGTGAATATCTTGCCTTCTAATGGCAGAAAGCTCTTGAACGGGGTAACCAGCTTTTGTTTGATTCTTAATTCTTCACTTCTCATGCCTTAAACTGTGCAATTGACATGATCTACTACTTGCAGCTGGTATTCTCACTTCTTCTACCGTGTTTGATATTTTCGCAATTGGGGCAAGCTAtaacttttgaaaaaatgattgaaTGGTAAGAGTTTGAGTTTGTCAAGTACTATTAGTCCAGACTAAGATGACATATTTCTTAGTCGGCATGGGATTTTATGAGCTGTTGGttatgtgtttaattggagagagagaaagcgggtgtaagtattaaatgaaGAGGAAAAGAGAGTTAGATATTTAATTGAggagagaaaaagtggttgagtgtattaattggagataGAAAGTTTCTAGAAATAGAAATgtgtgacaaactaaaaaggaagtgtgtcatcttaactgacggagggagtactaagaAACAATTAGTATAAGTGCTGCTCATTGACATTCTAGTTTTGCAGGTGGTTCATTCCTGTCAATGTGGTGATTGCTTCTATAACGGGCTCCATTATAGGTCTTGTTGTTGCGTCCATTGTCCGTCCTCCTTACCCGTACTTCAAGTTTACGATAGTGCAAATTGGAATAGGTACTGTACAACAGGACTGGCTGAGTTCCTTTCTATTTACCCGCCTTTCTGTAATTATGCGGAGGCGGCGGCAAATAGTTGTATGTCTAGTTGTTTTCTGGTTCAAGTGTGCTCTCTTATCATCTTATGCGATGTTTTTATCCATGGTGCATGATATTTGGAATTTACTGCACACTCCCTCTTTAGTGTACTAGATAAAGATCAAGTTTTCGATATATATGCTTCATGTAGAAAAGATAATGCAACGATGCATGAAggtagcccgtttgttttgttGTAGTAAAAGTAATGCTTAAAATTTAGGATGATTGGCTACACAAGTAGTAATGCAGTATATGAGAACCATATCTTGGAAATAAATCCAGAGAAAGTCCTAATATCTGTGTTGGAACTAACTAAAACTAACAGCGAGCAATATGAAGACGAAAAGTTTGCCCAGTTAATAAAATTAGGACGGCAAACAATACTGTGATTCTATTACTTACCAAGAGGAATGAATTTAAAACTGCAAGCTTGAAGCCAACTGCATCGAAACTCGAAAGTCAATTATGATGGATGTCAATGGTTTCTCCTCTCTCCTGAAAATATTGGCTAGATGTTGAATTTTATTCTCCTTCGATTTAGGATTTCTGTTAATTCATGCTTTGTACACTTCGCCTTGGTAATGGATTTCAGCATAAAACCTGGGTCCTCTAAATCATTTCCATTATTTCAGGGAATATTGGGAATGTGCCTCTTGTCTTGATTGCTGCATTATGTCGAGATAAATCAAACCCATTTGGTGACACTGATAAATGTTCTCAAGATGGAAATGCCTACATCTCATTTGGCCAATGGGTAAGTTCTCACAATTAAGGATCTATGGATCACTTCAGGTCACATATTTAGCAAGTTCTCCCACAATTTATAGAGATGTACATTCTTATATGCCTTTTACAGTTTTACGCATGTTAATATCATGCATTATGTTGTGTTTAAAGAGCCTACGGTATCATTCTTGTAGTATTGTTTGAAATAGTAAAAGGTAGATATCTATCTGACAGAAGACAAACTGTTACTCACCTGATGCTCTTTTACGACCTCTCTTCACACTTTTAGCTCTTCTTTGCAAAGGATAATTTGTTTCTATCACAGGTTGGCGCAATTATCCTGTACACCTATGTTTTTCAAATGCTTGCCCCTCCCCCTGGTGGATATGATGGTGAAGATGGAAATATGCCCTTGAAGAATTCTGCGAGAAATAGCCCCAGTGCACTTGCTAGTGATGCTTCTCCTGAGCGACTTCCCCTGCTTGCTGATGCAACACCAGTTTATTCAAATTCCAATAAAGACAAAGTAAGAACTTTAACGAATTCCAGTTCTGCCTATAATCTTAGGCTGGTATCATGCCTCTATTAAATTTGATATACAGAACTATGTGGGAATTTCATGTATGCATATATGTCTATGACCATTATGTAAGTTCCATGTTGGTGGCTTGGAAAAACTTCGTAGTTACTAGGTTTGGAAGTTATTGGTCCTGTTTAATCACTACTTCATAGTCTGTCGAATTTCTAGGATGAAGGATATGGATTCAGGCAGTTTTCTGGAATTCCTATTTGTCTACTGTTAGAGCTTTGCTAAATCGGCTTTGAATTTTTCACAAGAGGATACCAACAATAACAGTTTAGCCCAGATATAGGAAATTTGGTCTACCCAAACCTAAGTTGCTCTATGTTGGACCTAAATGCTGCGACATGCAATCACATTTACTTTACTAGTTTTCTACTGAATCTCTGATCTCAACCCTTCGTGCAGGTCAAAGATTTTCTGAAATATATTTATGAAAAACTGAAGCTCAAGCAAATCGTTCAACCACCAATTATTGCTTCTGTAAGTCTATTTCTTGaaatatttcaatatttatgAATAACTGAAGCTCAAGTAATCATCCAAGAAAAGGTTACTGCATATTGGCTTGCGTGATTTTTTGCCAAGGGCCTAATTGATTTGGAATAATCTCACCTTCCtcacaatattattatttttacagaTTGTTGCAATATTCATTGGGTGTGTTCCTTTCTTAAAGAAATTAATATTCACCGCAGATgcttctctctactttttcacaGACAGCTGCATGATTCTTGGG
It contains:
- the LOC121792062 gene encoding calcium-binding protein CAST-like, which encodes MENDDAQCKAGEGGRSFRLRSPSLNSVRLRRIFDIFDKNNDSVITVDELGQALALLGLQTDQAQLDSMVQSYVQPGNTGLSFDDFQALHRSLDDAFFGLADEAAEVDDKQEEYDLTEAFKVFDEDGDGYISAQELQVVLSKLGLQEGTELDRVEMMISSVDKNHDGLVDFLEFKDMMRSVIVPSS
- the LOC121792063 gene encoding protein PIN-LIKES 6-like — translated: MMDRVQRLLIEVLIEPQKGGQSVLSTIKIAVLPIAKVFTMCFLGLLMASKYVNILPSNGRKLLNGLVFSLLLPCLIFSQLGQAITFEKMIEWWFIPVNVVIASITGSIIGLVVASIVRPPYPYFKFTIVQIGIGNIGNVPLVLIAALCRDKSNPFGDTDKCSQDGNAYISFGQWVGAIILYTYVFQMLAPPPGGYDGEDGNMPLKNSARNSPSALASDASPERLPLLADATPVYSNSNKDKVKDFLKYIYEKLKLKQIVQPPIIASIVAIFIGCVPFLKKLIFTADASLYFFTDSCMILGEAMIPCILLALGGNLVDGPGRGSAKIGARTTAAIVFGRLCLVPPTGLGVVMLADKLGFLPPGDKMFRFVLLLQHTMPTSVLAGAVANLRGCGKEAASVLFWVHIFAVFSMAGWIILYLNILF